A window of Melopsittacus undulatus isolate bMelUnd1 chromosome 2, bMelUnd1.mat.Z, whole genome shotgun sequence contains these coding sequences:
- the AMER2 gene encoding APC membrane recruitment protein 2 — MDSQCDCTEPPAAEQPSGRINKTAFKLFKRRKSGGTMPSIFGVRSKGGEGKGAGKAGMVRSRTHDGLADAVLESSKKEEPGGEPQSREPQSRPGGSLAVSAGSSVAKSHSFFSLLRKNGRPENGKAESAEQRAGGRQKKGLKGIFSSMRWHRKDKNGKEERGETSEIQTGLIMPGSLTASLECIKEETPKPLSETPGSTGDAGLEAPREKRSGEALGAAQEEAGAGGGEQRESSPPAREDPAAAGRRPEELCHERPDPGAGEVGTAKDAAITGCGDIIADHEEDVGSGSGRCEKSTPGAGKLGASKKHPTMVTYQGGGEEMASPDQVDDTCLQEFWDMLSQTEETPTGGGGGTKKPEGLKESRGAEGAQSRAVGKRGGLHQIPIHLNHKEEQKGREKEQHEVVPNSDEGYWDSTTPGPEEDSSTSIQKETIPRDSYSGDALYDLYAEPDENPPAAPTVEEVTCAPRSKPVSPITTTLKTPSSTVKDSKIPISIKHLSSHSASHGADTSNSHHVAHHHLAKSEMHRTKIPVSKVLVRRVSNRGLAGTTVKAATYHDSAKK, encoded by the exons ATGGACTCGCAGTGCGACTGTACCGAGCCTCCGGCCGCCGAGCAGCCGTCGGGGAGGATTAACAAAACCGCCTTCAAACTGTTCAAGAGGAGGAAGTCCGGGGGCACCATGCCGAGCATCTTCGGGGTGAGGAGCAAAGGCGGGGAGGGAAAGGGCGCCGGCAAAGCGGGCATGGTGCGGAGCCGGACGCACGACGGCTTGGCCGACGCCgtgctggagagcagcaagAAGGAGGAACCGGGCGGCGAGCCGCAGAGCCGGGAGCCGCAGAGCCGGCCGGGCGGCAGCCTCGCCGTGTCCGCCGGCAGCTCGGTGGCCAAGTCGCACAGCTTCTTCTCCCTGCTGCGGAAGAACGGCAGGCCGGAGAACGGCAAGGCGGAGAGCGCAGAGCAGCGGGCAGGCGGCAGACAAAAGAAGGGGCTGAAAGGCATCTTCAGCAGCATGCGATGGcacagaaaggacaaaaatggcaaggaggagaggggggaaacCTCGGAGATTCAGACCGGCCTTATTATGCCGGGCTCTCTGACTGCCAGCCTGGAGTGCATCAAAGAGGAGACGCCAAAACCTTTGTCTGAAACTCCGGGCAGCACCGGAGACGCGGGGCTGGAAGCGCCGCGGGAGAAGCGCAGCGGGGAGGCACTCGGCGCAGCCCAGGAGGAGGCCGGGGCGGGCGGTGGGGAGCAGCGGGAAAGCAGCCCCCCGGCCCGGGAGGACCCGGCCGCTGCTGGAAGGCGACCCGAGGAGCTCTGCCACGAGCGACCGGACCCGGGCGCCGGAGAGGTTGGGACTGCGAAGGATGCGGCCATAACAG GCTGCGGAGATATTATTGCGGACCATGAGGAGGATGTGGGCAGCGGAAGTGGCCGCTGCGAGAAGAGCACCCCCGGGGCTGGCAAGCTGGGTGCCTCCAAGAAGCACCCGACCATGGTGAcctaccagggaggaggggaggagatgGCCAGTCCAGACCAGGTGGATGACACCTGCCTGCAGGAGTTCTGGGATATGCTGTCGCAGACAGAGGAGACCCCaacaggaggtggaggagggaCAAAGAAACCTGAGGGGTTGAAGGAGAGCCGAGGTGCGGAGGGGGCCCAGAGCAGGGCAGTGGGGAAACGTGGTGGCCTCCACCAGATCCCTATTCACCTCAACCATAAAGaggagcagaagggaagggagaaggagcaGCACGAAGTTGTCCCAAACAGTGATGAGGGCTACTGGGATTCCACCACCCCTGGTCCTGAGGAAGACAGTTCCACAAGCATCCAGAAGGAGACTATCCCCAGGGACAGCTACAGTGGGGATGCTCTCTATGACCTCTATGCTGAGCCGGATGAGAACCCACCAGCAGCACCTACAGTGGAAGAGGTCACCTGTGCGCCACGCTCCAAGCCTGTGTCTCCAATAACAACCACACTGAAAACACCCTCAAGCACAGTGAAGGACTCTAAGATACCCATCAGCATTAAACATCTTTCATCACATTCTGCCAGCCATGGAGCAGATACCAGTAACAGCCATCACGTCGCACACCATCACCTGGCCAAAAGCGAGATGCACAGAACAAAAATCCCTGTCTCTAAAGTGCTGGTACGGCGGGTCAGTAACAGAGGCTTAGCAGGGACAACAGTGAAAGCTGCCACGTACCATGACAGTGCCAAAAAGTAG